From Apium graveolens cultivar Ventura chromosome 9, ASM990537v1, whole genome shotgun sequence, the proteins below share one genomic window:
- the LOC141682661 gene encoding structure-specific endonuclease subunit slx1 — MMVRLVSQTFRSIKPHDSITSKSEPSAVSSFDKSGPSKTSASWCVYLILSTNVPIKTYVGVTNNFSRRLKQHNGELKGGAKASRAGRPWVCACLVQGFMDKSKAHAFESKWKLCSRKLPRKEKPQRQDRKIESDPLPLLRHRHTALDKVKGLIDCSHLEIFWERDIS; from the exons ATGATGGTTAGGTTGGTATCTCAAACATTCAGATCAATCAAACCCCATGACAGCATCACCTCGAAATCTGAGCCCTCGGCGGTGTCATCATTTGATAAATCGGGACCGTCGAAAACATCAGCATCATGGTGTGTGTATCTAATACTCTCTACCAATGTTCCCATCAAAACTTACGTCGGCGTCACCAACAATTTCTCTCGCCG CTTGAAGCAACATAATGGTGAACTAAAGGGCGGTGCAAAAGCATCCCGAGCTGGAAGACCTTGGGTTTGTGCATGTCTTGTTCAAGGATTTATGGATAAGAGTAAAG CCCATGCGTTTGAATCAAAATGGAAACTATGCTCAAGAAAGCTGCCTCGTAAAGAAAAACCTCAGAGACAGGACCGTAAAATAGAGAGTGACCCACTTCCTCTATTGAGACACAGACATACAGCTCTAGATAAAGTGAAAGGTTTGATCGATTGCAGTCacttggaaattttttgggaACGTGATATATCTTGA